A part of Chloroflexota bacterium genomic DNA contains:
- a CDS encoding sigma-70 family RNA polymerase sigma factor, producing the protein MMYSLFYDLFLGAAPVIENDDRLLADARNLDSRALAAIHDRFYPDIYRYLLYRTNDEHTAEDLASEVFMRLLDVFHAGRPPAVLRAWLFGVASNLAADHFRRQSRRPQVALSEELVAEDTNLEMETGARLAAKEVREALHHLTDEQQQVLALRFGDGRSIDDTASLMQKSVTAVKQLQFRAVAALRRHLEGSL; encoded by the coding sequence ATGATGTATTCTCTCTTTTATGACCTCTTTTTGGGAGCCGCGCCTGTGATTGAGAACGACGACAGGCTGTTAGCTGATGCGCGCAACCTTGACTCACGCGCACTGGCGGCCATTCACGATCGTTTCTACCCAGATATTTATCGCTATCTGCTGTACCGCACCAACGACGAACATACAGCTGAAGATTTAGCCAGCGAAGTGTTTATGCGCCTGTTGGACGTTTTCCATGCGGGCAGGCCGCCGGCGGTTTTGCGGGCCTGGTTGTTTGGCGTTGCCAGCAACCTGGCCGCCGATCATTTCAGGCGGCAATCACGCCGTCCGCAGGTCGCCCTTTCGGAAGAACTGGTGGCTGAGGACACCAATTTGGAAATGGAAACCGGAGCACGGCTGGCCGCCAAAGAAGTTCGCGAAGCCCTGCACCACCTCACCGATGAACAACAACAAGTGCTGGCCCTGCGTTTTGGCGATGGCCGCTCCATTGACGACACCGCCTCTCTGATGCAAAAGTCGGTGACGGCGGTGAAGCAATTGCAGTTCCGGGCCGTGGCCGCCTTGCGTCGTCATCTGGAGGGATCGTTATGA
- a CDS encoding carboxypeptidase regulatory-like domain-containing protein has translation MTPTNPIRQSGISLLLALILAACGGGNTPAPVGGIEGQVLIGPMCPVVQVGTPCPDQPYQATITVLDANGNQVAQFRSDAQGQFHVSLVLGTYTLRPESPDHFTRAGEQTVTVSAGQFTQVMIIYDNGIR, from the coding sequence TTGACGCCCACAAACCCTATTCGTCAGTCCGGCATTTCGTTATTGCTTGCTCTGATTCTGGCCGCTTGCGGCGGCGGCAACACGCCCGCACCCGTCGGCGGCATTGAGGGCCAGGTGCTCATCGGGCCAATGTGTCCTGTCGTTCAAGTCGGCACGCCTTGCCCGGATCAACCGTATCAGGCGACGATCACAGTACTGGATGCGAACGGCAACCAGGTAGCCCAGTTTCGATCAGATGCGCAGGGGCAGTTCCATGTGTCGCTCGTTCTGGGCACTTACACCTTGCGTCCCGAGTCGCCTGATCATTTCACCCGTGCTGGGGAGCAAACGGTTACTGTAAGCGCAGGGCAGTTTACGCAAGTGATGATCATTTACGATAACGGGATCAGATGA
- a CDS encoding FecR domain-containing protein — MSRKILFSVLMFLALAGLACSLLGGASTSVPASTALAGTRSAQLSELKNEVQSRASSTGEWQSAVDGAQVAAGGGVKTGDDSRVRLDISDGTILRLAPQTEFELKQLSPEAADSVTQLTLTAGKMWAAVTTALGGGSFDVETPVGVATVRGSYMSVEYFPANGQMITSCLEGKCRLTSSASNKFTDLNTGQQSGIPGFGQDPSPAKPIDIAQIRGWSVEFPEAAQFVATLTPGPEPTATPAGTPPAGGGAGGQVIGGGSAGQTACDHPYFPIRAGATWTYSTPDGPMTWSVSEVTGDTTSAAAVVNINLSAGQITYHWQCDANGLTSYDFVSLNIGQLSNFVINQEVIGSSGVWLPAAELLQPGYAWSFAYQLKTTMTVEGQTFDGATDVSQDSAVTGAESVTVGGATYDGLQIGGNSVFTSQMQIPGGLSIPPTTSNSTFTDVYARGVGLVSAASTSDGSTYSYELTSFSIP; from the coding sequence ATGTCTCGCAAAATCTTGTTTTCTGTTTTGATGTTTCTGGCGCTGGCCGGGCTGGCCTGTAGCCTGTTGGGCGGCGCGAGCACCAGCGTGCCTGCCTCCACTGCTTTAGCCGGAACGCGCTCGGCCCAACTTTCCGAGTTGAAGAATGAAGTTCAATCTCGCGCTTCAAGCACGGGCGAGTGGCAGTCTGCCGTTGACGGCGCGCAAGTGGCGGCGGGCGGCGGCGTGAAAACCGGCGACGATTCTCGTGTGCGCCTCGACATCTCCGACGGCACTATTTTGCGCCTCGCCCCGCAGACCGAATTTGAGTTGAAGCAGTTGTCGCCAGAAGCGGCTGACTCGGTGACTCAGCTGACGCTGACGGCGGGCAAGATGTGGGCGGCGGTGACGACGGCGCTGGGCGGCGGATCGTTCGACGTGGAGACTCCGGTGGGCGTGGCCACCGTGCGCGGCTCGTACATGAGCGTCGAATACTTTCCGGCCAACGGCCAGATGATCACCTCGTGCCTCGAAGGCAAGTGCCGCCTCACTTCGTCGGCCAGCAACAAGTTCACCGATCTGAATACAGGCCAGCAGTCTGGCATCCCCGGTTTTGGCCAGGACCCGTCTCCAGCCAAGCCGATTGACATTGCCCAAATTCGCGGCTGGTCGGTCGAGTTCCCTGAAGCGGCGCAGTTCGTGGCCACGCTCACGCCCGGCCCGGAGCCGACGGCCACCCCGGCCGGCACGCCGCCGGCAGGCGGGGGCGCCGGCGGGCAAGTGATCGGCGGGGGGAGCGCCGGTCAGACTGCCTGCGACCATCCCTATTTCCCGATTCGCGCTGGGGCCACGTGGACATATTCCACGCCTGACGGCCCGATGACGTGGTCGGTGAGCGAAGTGACTGGCGACACCACGAGCGCCGCCGCCGTTGTCAACATTAATTTGAGCGCCGGGCAAATTACTTATCATTGGCAGTGCGATGCCAACGGCCTGACGTCGTACGATTTTGTGTCGCTGAACATCGGCCAGTTGAGTAATTTTGTTATCAATCAGGAAGTGATTGGCTCCTCTGGCGTGTGGTTGCCGGCGGCCGAGTTGCTCCAGCCGGGCTATGCCTGGAGTTTTGCTTATCAGCTCAAGACGACAATGACAGTTGAGGGGCAAACGTTTGACGGGGCGACAGACGTCTCGCAAGACAGCGCCGTCACGGGCGCAGAGTCGGTGACGGTGGGTGGGGCGACTTACGACGGTTTGCAGATCGGCGGCAACAGCGTCTTCACTTCTCAAATGCAAATTCCGGGCGGGCTAAGCATCCCGCCCACGACAAGCAATAGCACTTTCACGGATGTGTACGCCCGTGGCGTGGGCCTGGTGAGCGCCGCCTCAACCAGTGATGGCTCAACTTACTCTTACGAACTGACGAGCTTTAGCATTCCCTGA
- a CDS encoding glycosyltransferase family 4 protein, with product MTKLAIVSPFPPEISGVGQYGSRVAEGLAHSGHFEQMRVFANQTSNAPALEHHNGFVVQRAWRRNHLANAGILMRELRQWQPDAVWFNIGLASFGRTRLQNFLGLSAPLLTRSLGLPTVVTLHEIFEASNLRLLGAVNGRLTYLGGQVATRLLLQADIVCLTLRAYVQIFQKQYQAHNLAHVPHGAFDAPGFTPLPDEKRILMFAMHAPYKGLPELLDIFRQLRADDPSIRLTVAGSDHHRFPGYLNQVREALGESPGVEWRVGVPENEVPGLFASARVVALPCIATTGASSIIHRASAHGRPVLAYNHDDLRAVADEENLHVEFVPQGDRNAFARQLRDLLKDPARCETIGRENVAVMRTMTLAVTCQRYIQLFERATALNGVL from the coding sequence ATGACAAAACTTGCCATCGTCTCGCCGTTCCCGCCGGAAATCTCAGGCGTCGGTCAATACGGATCGAGAGTGGCCGAAGGGCTGGCTCACAGCGGCCACTTTGAGCAAATGCGCGTGTTTGCCAACCAGACCTCAAACGCGCCTGCCCTCGAACATCACAACGGCTTCGTCGTCCAACGAGCATGGCGGCGCAACCACCTGGCGAACGCCGGGATTCTGATGCGTGAGCTTCGCCAGTGGCAGCCAGATGCAGTCTGGTTCAACATCGGCCTGGCCAGCTTTGGCCGCACTCGCCTGCAAAACTTTCTGGGGCTGAGTGCGCCCCTGCTTACCCGCTCACTCGGCCTGCCAACCGTTGTCACCCTTCACGAAATTTTTGAGGCCTCCAACCTGCGTTTGCTGGGCGCAGTCAATGGCCGCCTCACTTATCTGGGCGGCCAGGTTGCCACCCGCCTGCTTCTGCAAGCAGATATTGTTTGCCTGACCTTGCGGGCCTACGTGCAAATTTTTCAAAAACAGTATCAAGCCCACAACCTGGCCCATGTGCCGCATGGCGCGTTCGACGCGCCCGGCTTCACGCCCTTGCCGGACGAAAAGCGCATTCTCATGTTTGCCATGCACGCGCCTTATAAGGGCCTGCCAGAACTGCTCGACATCTTCCGCCAACTTCGCGCCGACGACCCGTCTATTCGACTCACAGTGGCCGGCAGTGATCATCACCGCTTTCCCGGTTACTTGAATCAAGTGCGAGAGGCGCTGGGCGAGAGTCCGGGTGTGGAATGGCGAGTCGGCGTCCCCGAAAACGAAGTGCCCGGCCTGTTCGCTTCGGCCCGAGTCGTCGCCCTGCCATGCATCGCCACCACCGGCGCGTCGTCCATCATTCATCGCGCCTCAGCGCATGGCCGCCCGGTGCTGGCTTATAATCACGACGACCTGAGGGCTGTGGCCGACGAAGAAAACTTGCACGTTGAATTTGTGCCGCAGGGCGACCGGAATGCTTTTGCCCGGCAACTGCGCGACCTGCTTAAGGACCCGGCCCGCTGCGAAACGATTGGCCGGGAGAACGTCGCTGTGATGAGAACCATGACTCTGGCTGTCACCTGCCAGCGTTACATTCAGCTTTTTGAAAGAGCAACGGCCCTCAACGGCGTGTTGTAA